The following proteins are encoded in a genomic region of Gemmatimonadota bacterium:
- a CDS encoding DUF4159 domain-containing protein — protein sequence MPSSLLARVPLGAALFGALALAPPRATPVPAPGEPVSVQEWFEAAPPGFDFYFTRAVYSSGLGRGFRRRGSWATDFPKADEQFVIVIDRTLELLDVYQGVNPVRLDDPDLRRFPFLYMLEVGYMQMTDSEVQGLRDYLLSGGFLVVDDFWGTYEWENFEYEMRRVFPEFPIVELDTSHQLFNSFYDIDALMQVPAYGNIYRRYERDGFDPHIRGIHDDTGRLMVVVNWNSDLGDAWEWSERPEYPFEISSYAYKLAVNFIIYSLTH from the coding sequence ATGCCCTCGTCGCTTCTCGCCCGCGTGCCTCTGGGCGCTGCGCTCTTCGGAGCGCTGGCCCTGGCTCCGCCGCGCGCCACGCCCGTGCCAGCGCCCGGCGAGCCCGTGAGCGTGCAGGAATGGTTCGAAGCCGCCCCACCGGGCTTCGACTTCTACTTCACCCGCGCCGTCTACTCCAGTGGGCTGGGTCGGGGCTTCCGCCGGCGCGGCTCCTGGGCGACGGACTTCCCGAAGGCGGACGAGCAGTTCGTCATCGTGATCGACCGCACGCTGGAGCTGCTCGACGTCTATCAGGGCGTCAACCCGGTTCGCCTGGACGACCCCGACCTGCGGCGTTTCCCCTTCCTCTACATGCTGGAGGTGGGATACATGCAGATGACGGACTCGGAGGTCCAGGGCCTGCGCGACTACCTGCTGTCCGGCGGCTTCCTGGTGGTCGACGACTTCTGGGGCACGTACGAATGGGAGAACTTCGAGTACGAGATGCGTCGCGTCTTCCCCGAGTTCCCCATCGTGGAGCTGGACACCAGCCACCAGCTCTTCAACAGCTTCTACGATATCGACGCGCTGATGCAGGTCCCCGCGTACGGCAACATCTACCGACGCTACGAGCGCGACGGGTTCGACCCGCACATCCGCGGCATCCACGACGACACCGGCCGCCTGATGGTCGTCGTCAACTGGAACAGCGACCTGGGCGACGCCTGGGAGTGGTCCGAGCGCCCGGAGTATCCGTTCGAGATCTCCTCGTACGCCTACAAGCTCGCCGTCAACTTCATCATCTATTCCCTGACGCACTGA
- a CDS encoding VWA domain-containing protein, with product MKTLVLLDHEPVADGGWMVHALLRLEGEARLQSERPPLNLCLVLDRSGSMAGEKLHAARRAAAGLVRRLAPTDRVSVVAFDERADVVAWPGTGADQEDLPLLLEGIEPGGITNLSAAWLRARDLLAAARTDDSVDRILLLTDGQANAGLTDPAQLTGLCRVGAAAGIGTSTFGFGADFDEELLRAMADAGGGNTWYIEQPDQAPTLFAEEVQGLLELCAQNVRVGVAAGPDTEAVKVLHDYPSQVEGDVLWLEVGDLYAREPRRVLLELLVDPVEDGAARIAHLTVTAHVVTAGGGLERHDIDIPITLHPVDGGRAIPEVRKEVLLLEAARLREQALRAREHGDGGYTARLLPDWQDRVREAGAFDAEMEEEMDDLQRLSVRLQESAPDATDVKYAKQRAHLRQRSRSGSLRHVRRADPPAEGDAHP from the coding sequence TCAACCTGTGCCTGGTCCTGGACCGCTCGGGGTCCATGGCGGGGGAGAAGCTGCACGCCGCGCGGCGCGCCGCGGCCGGCCTGGTGCGGCGGCTGGCGCCCACCGACCGGGTGAGCGTGGTGGCGTTCGATGAGCGCGCCGACGTGGTGGCCTGGCCCGGGACCGGAGCGGATCAGGAGGACCTGCCCCTGCTCCTGGAAGGGATCGAGCCCGGCGGCATCACCAACCTGAGCGCTGCGTGGTTGCGGGCGCGCGACCTGCTGGCCGCTGCACGCACGGACGACAGCGTAGACCGGATCCTGTTGCTCACCGATGGGCAGGCCAACGCCGGCCTGACGGACCCGGCGCAGCTGACCGGGCTCTGCCGCGTCGGCGCCGCCGCCGGCATCGGCACCAGCACGTTTGGATTCGGGGCGGACTTCGACGAGGAGCTGTTACGAGCGATGGCCGACGCCGGCGGCGGCAACACCTGGTACATCGAGCAGCCGGACCAGGCCCCGACCCTGTTCGCGGAGGAGGTCCAGGGGCTGCTGGAGCTGTGCGCGCAGAACGTCCGGGTGGGCGTCGCGGCGGGCCCCGACACGGAGGCGGTGAAGGTGTTGCACGACTACCCCTCCCAGGTGGAGGGCGATGTGCTGTGGCTGGAGGTGGGCGACCTGTACGCGCGCGAGCCCCGGCGCGTCTTGCTGGAGCTGCTGGTCGATCCCGTCGAGGACGGCGCGGCCCGCATCGCGCACCTCACCGTCACCGCGCATGTCGTCACCGCCGGGGGCGGGCTCGAGCGGCACGACATCGACATCCCGATCACGCTGCACCCGGTCGACGGCGGCCGGGCCATCCCGGAGGTCCGCAAGGAGGTCCTGCTGCTCGAGGCGGCCCGTCTGCGCGAGCAGGCGCTGCGCGCACGCGAGCACGGCGATGGCGGCTACACCGCGCGCCTGCTCCCCGACTGGCAGGACCGCGTGCGGGAGGCGGGGGCGTTCGACGCCGAGATGGAAGAGGAGATGGACGACCTGCAGCGCCTCTCCGTCCGCTTGCAGGAGAGCGCGCCCGATGCCACGGACGTCAAGTACGCCAAGCAACGGGCCCACCTGCGGCAACGCAGCCGCTCGGGATCGCTGCGCCATGTGCGGCGGGCCGATCCCCCCGCGGAGGGGGACGCGCACCCCTGA